Proteins from one Sabethes cyaneus chromosome 2, idSabCyanKW18_F2, whole genome shotgun sequence genomic window:
- the LOC128738246 gene encoding brachyurin-like, giving the protein MKTALLVIAALAVASAEWIDIDWSRVKPIEEFDHYWGRIPKEWQFLRKLTPSRRITNGWEAAPGQFPYQIAVLIAFSDGDGLCGGSVLTRNYILTAAHCVVNAQRGVAVIGAHDRTVNEASQQRIEFSISGIRIHEGYTPTNTRNDVAVVRLNSVITFNERVQPVRIPAAGDNRQFAGSIGTVSGFGRWSDSSPNTAAILRYTSNPLLTEADCLARWSHNTNVIQPQNICMSGDGGRSACHGDSGGPMTIFENGNTVQVGIVSFGSSAGCSIGMPSVYVRITHFRQWIVSNSDYS; this is encoded by the coding sequence ATGAAGACTGCGCTGCTGGTGATCGCCGCCTTGGCCGTGGCTAGTGCCGAATGGATTGATATCGATTGGTCCCGGGTTAAGCCGATCGAAGAATTCGACCACTACTGGGGTCGTATTCCGAAGGAATGGCAATTTCTTCGCAAGTTGACACCATCCCGTAGAATCACGAATGGATGGGAGGCTGCTCCGGGTCAGTTCCCGTATCAGATTGCGGTGTTGATTGCCTTTTCCGATGGTGACGGATTATGCGGAGGATCAGTTTTGACCAGAAATTACATCCTAACGGCTGCGCATTGTGTTGTGAACGCTCAACGAGGAGTTGCTGTTATCGGAGCTCACGACCGTACCGTTAATGAAGCATCTCAGCAAAGAATCGAATTCTCAATAAGCGGTATCAGAATCCACGAAGGTTATACCCCAACTAACACCAGGAACGACGTCGCCGTTGTACGACTAAACAGCGTAATCACTTTCAATGAACGTGTCCAACCAGTGCGCATTCCCGCCGCGGGCGATAACCGTCAATTCGCCGGATCAATCGGAACTGTGTCCGGGTTCGGACGGTGGTCCGATTCTAGCCCTAACACTGCAGCCATACTGCGGTACACTAGCAACCCACTTCTGACCGAAGCAGACTGCTTGGCACGTTGGAGCCACAATACGAACGTCATTCAGCCGCAGAACATTTGCATGTCCGGTGACGGTGGCCGTTCGGCTTGCCACGGTGACTCCGGTGGTCCAATGACCATTTTCGAGAATGGCAACACAGTGCAGGTTGGAATCGTTTCGTTCGGGTCGTCCGCtggctgctcgattggaatgccGTCGGTGTACGTGCGCATCACCCACTTCCGGCAATGGATCGTCAGCAATTCCGATTATTCATAA